In Thiospirochaeta perfilievii, a single window of DNA contains:
- a CDS encoding FAD-dependent oxidoreductase, with product MKYVIVGGVAGGAAVAARLRRNDEHAEIIIFEKGEYISYANCGLPYYVGETIKDREKLFLENPSTFKENLNIDVKNNHEVLSIDKINKTVKVINLTNSNITTESYDKLILSPGATPIVPPISGIDSNKVFTLRNVPDADKLKAAIDNDKPTSAVVIGAGFIGMEAAENLYDRGLNVTIVEMANQVMTPLDYEMAAQVHEHLKFKEVALYLSDGVKSLKDLGNRIEIELQSGKRIFTDMVVLSIGVKPLTVLAENAGIDVNRGIVVNEFLETSAKDIYALGDAAEMKHGITGKNAIVPLAGPAGKQARILADNLVYNSKKPYKGAIGTSIAKIFDLTVATTGLPEKSVEDSLSVIVNGSSHAGYYPGAMQLFLKLVFDKEGKLLGAQGVGYEGVDKRLEMIAAVIRMGGTVNDLTEVEHAYAPPFSSSKDPVNILGFTAENVLLNRSTHTKWHELNEIITTNNPDYVLLDIRTVDERELHPLSGTLQMDKSEVRSNLEKIPKNKKIVVLCSGGLRAYLTERILRQEGFKSVSILSGGLNIFFSSIKEQTNKIEFTNTSPNRVPENLVNEFTGGFIDVDACGLQCPGPILKLKTEIDKIPASSKLRVTASDPGFYKDVTSWCNMTGNKIIGVEQSKGKVVALIEKSAKTESVNNTGYSVSTSGNEVTIICFSDDMDKALASMVIANGAIASGKKVTIFFTFWGLSIIKKRDKVRVKKGIMGKMFGMMLPNNLNKLGLSKMNMGGIGAFMMKGIMKNLKINTLQEMLNTLIENDTKFIACQMSMDVMGVKQEELIDEATIGGVANYLESASTSGINLFI from the coding sequence ATGAAATATGTAATTGTAGGTGGTGTTGCAGGTGGTGCAGCAGTAGCAGCAAGGTTAAGAAGAAACGATGAACATGCAGAGATAATTATTTTTGAAAAAGGAGAATACATCTCCTATGCAAATTGTGGTCTACCCTATTATGTAGGTGAAACGATAAAAGACAGAGAGAAACTATTTTTAGAAAACCCTTCAACATTTAAAGAAAATTTGAATATTGATGTTAAAAATAATCACGAGGTTCTCTCCATTGATAAAATTAATAAAACTGTTAAAGTTATAAATTTAACTAATAGCAATATAACAACTGAATCATACGATAAATTAATTCTTTCTCCAGGAGCTACTCCCATTGTTCCCCCTATAAGTGGAATTGATAGTAATAAAGTTTTTACACTAAGAAATGTCCCTGATGCGGATAAATTAAAAGCTGCAATTGATAATGATAAACCTACAAGTGCAGTGGTAATTGGTGCTGGATTCATAGGAATGGAAGCAGCTGAAAATCTATATGATAGAGGATTAAATGTAACAATTGTCGAGATGGCGAATCAGGTTATGACTCCACTAGACTACGAAATGGCAGCACAAGTCCACGAACATTTAAAGTTTAAAGAAGTAGCCCTATATCTTTCTGATGGAGTAAAGAGTTTAAAAGATCTAGGAAATAGAATAGAGATAGAACTACAAAGTGGTAAAAGAATATTTACAGATATGGTTGTTTTATCCATTGGAGTTAAACCTCTAACAGTTTTAGCAGAGAATGCTGGAATTGATGTTAATAGGGGTATTGTAGTAAATGAGTTTTTAGAGACATCAGCTAAAGATATATACGCATTAGGTGATGCAGCTGAGATGAAACATGGGATTACTGGGAAAAATGCAATTGTTCCATTAGCAGGGCCAGCTGGGAAACAGGCAAGGATTTTAGCTGACAACCTAGTATATAATAGTAAAAAACCATATAAAGGCGCAATTGGAACATCAATTGCAAAAATATTTGATTTAACAGTTGCAACTACTGGACTTCCTGAAAAATCCGTAGAAGATTCTCTCTCTGTTATTGTTAATGGATCAAGTCACGCGGGGTATTATCCTGGAGCAATGCAACTATTCCTTAAACTTGTATTTGATAAGGAAGGTAAGTTATTAGGAGCTCAAGGTGTTGGATACGAGGGTGTTGATAAAAGATTAGAAATGATTGCAGCAGTTATTAGAATGGGTGGAACAGTAAATGACTTAACAGAAGTTGAACACGCCTATGCTCCTCCATTCTCTTCAAGTAAAGATCCTGTAAATATTCTAGGTTTTACTGCTGAAAATGTTCTTCTAAATAGATCAACACATACTAAATGGCATGAGTTAAATGAGATAATTACAACTAATAATCCGGATTATGTATTATTAGATATAAGAACTGTTGATGAGAGAGAGTTACACCCATTAAGTGGAACATTACAAATGGATAAGAGTGAAGTTAGATCTAACTTAGAAAAAATTCCTAAAAATAAAAAAATTGTAGTGTTATGCTCCGGGGGATTAAGAGCTTATCTAACTGAAAGAATTCTAAGACAAGAAGGGTTTAAGAGTGTTAGTATCTTATCTGGTGGATTAAATATCTTTTTCTCATCTATTAAAGAACAGACAAATAAAATTGAGTTTACAAATACTTCTCCAAATAGAGTTCCAGAAAATTTAGTTAATGAATTTACTGGTGGTTTTATTGATGTTGACGCCTGCGGTCTTCAATGTCCAGGACCTATCCTTAAACTAAAAACAGAAATTGATAAAATTCCAGCTAGTAGTAAGTTAAGAGTAACTGCATCCGACCCAGGGTTTTATAAGGATGTTACATCTTGGTGTAATATGACAGGAAACAAAATAATTGGTGTTGAACAGTCTAAAGGAAAAGTTGTTGCCTTAATTGAAAAGTCAGCAAAAACAGAGAGTGTTAACAATACAGGTTACTCTGTAAGTACCTCTGGAAATGAAGTAACAATTATCTGCTTTAGTGATGATATGGATAAAGCTCTAGCTTCTATGGTAATTGCAAATGGAGCAATAGCTTCTGGAAAGAAAGTAACAATATTTTTTACTTTTTGGGGTCTAAGTATAATAAAAAAACGTGATAAGGTTAGGGTGAAAAAAGGTATAATGGGTAAAATGTTTGGGATGATGTTACCTAATAACTTAAATAAACTTGGTTTATCAAAAATGAATATGGGTGGAATAGGTGCTTTTATGATGAAAGGAATCATGAAAAACCTAAAAATAAATACCCTGCAAGAGATGTTAAATACTTTAATTGAAAATGATACAAAATTTATTGCTTGTCAGATGTCCATGGATGTTATGGGTGTTAAGCAGGAAGAGTTAATAGATGAAGCTACAATCGGTGGAGTAGCAAACTATCTAGAGTCAGCATCAACCTCTGGTATAAATCTATTTATATAA